One Acidimicrobiales bacterium genomic window carries:
- a CDS encoding ABC transporter ATP-binding protein yields MSGTRVIEAVGVTKRFAGIVALDGVDLAIDEGERVGLIGPNGAGKTTFFNCLLGVLRADGGTVSLEGRDVTRLPVHQRARLGIGRTFQRIELFPDSTVREHLLIAERVKRRTGRLWKDVVGLGRPNADEIATCDEVLELLGLADLADEPIERLSLGQGRLVEVGRALMTEPKLLLLDEPSSGLDRGETAALAETLGEVQSQRGFAILLVEHDVELVASFTSRCYLLDFGRLIAQGPTATLMASAEMRHAYLGDLEPASADAAEAAEALEAATSPAGDADDGGSAAGDAPAQHVSDPTSTDEEPS; encoded by the coding sequence ATGAGCGGGACCCGGGTCATCGAGGCCGTCGGCGTCACCAAGCGCTTCGCCGGCATCGTCGCCCTCGACGGCGTCGACCTCGCCATCGACGAGGGCGAGCGGGTCGGCCTCATCGGTCCCAACGGCGCCGGGAAGACCACGTTCTTCAACTGCCTGCTCGGCGTGCTGCGGGCCGACGGCGGCACGGTCAGCCTCGAAGGGCGCGATGTCACCCGCCTGCCCGTCCACCAGCGGGCTCGGCTCGGCATCGGGCGCACGTTCCAGCGCATCGAGCTGTTCCCCGACTCGACGGTGCGCGAGCACCTCCTCATCGCCGAGCGGGTCAAGCGTCGCACCGGCCGTCTCTGGAAGGACGTCGTGGGCCTGGGCCGGCCGAACGCCGACGAGATCGCCACCTGCGACGAGGTGCTCGAGCTGCTCGGCCTCGCCGACCTGGCCGACGAGCCCATCGAGCGCCTCAGCCTCGGGCAGGGCCGGCTGGTCGAGGTGGGCCGGGCCCTGATGACCGAGCCCAAGCTCCTGTTGCTCGACGAGCCCTCGTCGGGCCTCGACCGCGGCGAGACCGCGGCGCTGGCCGAGACGCTCGGCGAGGTGCAGTCCCAGCGGGGCTTCGCCATCTTGTTGGTGGAGCACGACGTCGAGCTGGTGGCCAGCTTCACCAGCCGGTGCTACCTGCTCGACTTCGGCCGTCTGATCGCGCAGGGTCCGACCGCCACCCTGATGGCCAGCGCCGAGATGCGCCACGCCTACCTGGGCGACCTCGAGCCGGCGAGCGCCGACGCCGCCGAGGCCGCCGAGGCCCTCGAGGCCGCCACATCGCCCGCCGGCGACGCCGATGACGGCGGATCCGCAGCCGGCGACGCCCCTGCCCAGCACGTTTCGGACCCCACGAGCACCGACGAGGAGCCGAGCTGA
- a CDS encoding ABC transporter ATP-binding protein, with amino-acid sequence MTAALELRDVSAGYGPFRALFGVSLTVQPGEAVALVGPNGAGKTTVARLASGLVVPTAGQVLVDGADLTGARPYRFNRAGISHAPEGRSVFATLSVEENLTLAFRRTLGRGGVAGGLAKAYEMFPVLEQRRRQQAGTLSGGEQRMLSMARVLVEEPKVLVADELSLGLAPIIVERTYDSLRRLREQGTALLIIEQHVTHALALCDQVAVLDHGTVLWSGPSAEAGERVATQLDLPTS; translated from the coding sequence ATGACCGCCGCCCTCGAGCTCCGCGACGTCTCGGCCGGATACGGGCCCTTCCGGGCGCTGTTCGGCGTGTCCCTCACCGTCCAGCCCGGCGAGGCGGTGGCCCTCGTCGGCCCCAATGGCGCCGGCAAGACCACGGTCGCCCGCCTGGCGTCGGGCCTCGTCGTCCCCACCGCCGGCCAGGTGTTGGTCGACGGCGCCGACCTCACCGGGGCGCGGCCCTACCGCTTCAACCGCGCCGGGATCTCCCATGCCCCGGAGGGGCGCTCGGTGTTCGCCACCTTGAGCGTCGAGGAGAACCTCACCCTCGCCTTCCGCCGCACCCTCGGGCGTGGCGGGGTCGCCGGCGGCCTGGCCAAGGCCTACGAGATGTTCCCCGTGCTCGAGCAGCGTCGGCGCCAGCAGGCGGGGACGCTCTCGGGCGGCGAGCAGCGCATGCTCTCCATGGCCCGGGTCCTGGTCGAGGAGCCGAAGGTGCTCGTCGCCGACGAGCTGTCGCTCGGCCTCGCCCCCATCATCGTGGAGCGCACCTACGACTCGCTGCGGCGCCTGCGCGAGCAGGGCACGGCCCTGCTGATCATCGAGCAACACGTCACCCACGCACTGGCGCTCTGCGATCAGGTGGCCGTCCTCGACCACGGCACCGTGCTGTGGTCGGGCCCCAGCGCCGAGGCGGGCGAGCGGGTCGCCACCCAGCTGGACCTACCCACCTCCTGA
- a CDS encoding SDR family oxidoreductase, with protein MRTVVVGASSGLGRCIGVGLAQRGDEVALLARRLDRLESAAADAGEHAHPIACDVTDGASIQRAIEEAAATLGGIDGLVYAPAIGPLAKLTDIDGDTWAQVFATNVTGAALVTAAAMPHLEASQGTAVFLSSVIASLTPPWPALGAYAVSKAALDKLVEAWRMEHPSVGFTRLVVGDCAGGEGEGATEFNQGWDMDLAGEVVPIWFQRNYLSGSLLDVEEVVAVAHTVLSTGATVAVPSVTLAPRVSPMPPELAEQLGDLAGD; from the coding sequence GTGCGCACGGTCGTCGTTGGAGCATCGAGCGGTCTCGGCCGCTGCATCGGGGTCGGGCTGGCCCAGCGGGGCGACGAGGTGGCCCTCCTCGCCCGCCGCCTCGACCGGTTGGAGAGCGCCGCCGCCGACGCCGGTGAGCACGCCCACCCCATCGCCTGCGACGTCACCGACGGCGCGTCGATCCAACGGGCCATCGAAGAGGCGGCCGCCACGCTCGGGGGAATCGACGGGCTCGTCTACGCCCCCGCCATCGGCCCCCTGGCCAAGCTCACCGACATCGACGGTGACACCTGGGCCCAGGTCTTCGCCACCAACGTCACCGGCGCCGCCCTGGTCACCGCCGCGGCCATGCCCCACCTCGAGGCGTCGCAGGGCACCGCGGTCTTCCTGTCCTCGGTCATCGCCTCGCTGACACCGCCGTGGCCGGCGCTCGGCGCCTACGCGGTCAGCAAGGCCGCCCTCGACAAGCTGGTCGAGGCGTGGCGCATGGAGCACCCGTCGGTGGGCTTCACCCGCCTGGTGGTGGGCGACTGCGCCGGCGGCGAGGGCGAGGGCGCCACCGAGTTCAACCAGGGTTGGGACATGGACCTGGCCGGCGAGGTCGTGCCCATCTGGTTCCAGCGCAACTACCTCTCGGGCTCGCTCCTCGACGTGGAGGAGGTCGTCGCCGTGGCCCACACGGTGCTGTCCACCGGTGCCACCGTGGCGGTGCCCTCCGTGACCCTCGCCCCGCGTGTGAGCCCCATGCCACCCGAGCTCGCCGAACAGCTCGGCGACCTCGCCGGCGACTGA